A region of the Romboutsia hominis genome:
ATACAAACTCTTCCACCTTTATTCATTATAGATACTGCATCATCTATCATTTTAGTTATTACACCTAATTCATTATTTACTTCTATTCTTATAGCTTGGAAAGTTCTTTTAGCTGGATGTGGTCCATCTATTCTAGCTTTTTTAGGTATTGCCTTTTTTATTACTTCTACAAGTTCACCTGTTGTTTCTATAGGTTTTTCTTTTCTTTCTTCAACTATAAACTTAGCAATACGCTTTGACCAATTTTCTTCTCCGTATTCTTTTATTATTTTGTGTAATTCATCTTCACTATATGTATTTACAACATCATATGCAGAAAAATCACATCTTACGTCCATTCTCATATCAAGTGGTGCATCTTGCATATATGAAAATCCTCTATCAGCTTCATCTAATTGATGAGATGATACTCCTAAATCAGCTAAAACTCCATCTATTTTATTTACACCGATTTTTTCTAATTCTTCTTTTATATTTTCAAAGTTACTATGAACAAATCTTACTCTATCGCTATATTCACTTAATCTTTCTTTTGCTGTAGCTATAGCATTTTTATCTTGGTCAAATCCTATAAATAATCCTTTATCTGATAATCTTTTTACTATTTCCTTTGAGTGTCCAGCACCACCCATTGTACAGTCTACATACACTCCATCTGGTTTTATATTTAAATTATCTATACACTCATTTAAGAGTACTGATACGTGATGAAATTCCATTTTGATATTCTCCTTAACCTAACTTTATTCTTCTGTGTTTTCTTTTTTTGATTTTTTTGATAAGTATATATGACAAATAATACCACCTATAATTCCTATTAAACTAATAGCTTGGGCCATTCTTATAGGCCCTAGCATTAAACTATCCGTTCTAAGACCTTCTATAAAGAATCTTCCTGTTGAATATAATATAATATAATATACTATTATTTGCCCTTCATATTTCTTTTTCTTTCTAAATAACCATAGGAATATAAATATACCTAAATCCCAAATAGATTCATATAAAAATGTTGGATGAACCTTTACACCATCTACCATTATGCCCCAAGGTAGCGTTGTTGGTCCTCCATGAGCTTCTCCATTTATAAAATTGCCCCATCTACCTATAGATTGAGCTAAAGGCATACCTATTATAACTGTATCTGCCATTTTTAAGAAATTTATTTTTCTTATTTTTGTAAATATGTACCCAGCTAATACTCCACCTATTAAGGCTCCATGTATAGCCATTCCTCCACCTCTAAAGTTTAGTATTTGAGAAGGATATTGAGAATAATATTCCCAATTAAATATTACATAATACAACCTTGCACATAATAAACCTGTTGGTATAGCAACTATGGCTAAATCTAGTACATCATCTTCTTTAATTCCAACTCTTTTAGCTTCCCTTAAAGCTATTATAGTTCCTAAAATCATTCCTGTAGCCATTAGTATCCCATACCACATAACATCTATCCCAAATATGTTAAATGCTACTCTGTCCATATTTTTCACCTCTTGAATTTGTTTTTTATTTAATTGTAAATATAAAACTTGTATAAATTATTAATTTCTCTGTAATATTTTAATAATATTAATATATCTTATATATGCTAATTATTCAATGTTAATAGTATTATATTTAATATTTAGCTAATTTTATTTATATAGACATATTAGTTACTTGGAAGTAAAATATTATAGATAAGTATATACTTGAGGTGAAGATATGGAAAAAAAATATTCAATGCCTATATATCATAAAATCGCTCTAGATATAGCTAATAAAATTCACCTTGGAGAAATTAAAGAAGGCAGTTTACTAAAGGGAAGATCTTCTCTTGCTGCTACCTATAATGTTTCTCCTGAGACAATTAGAAGAGCTATGAAAATACTAGAAGATTTAGGCGTAGTTTCTAGCGTTAAAGGAAAAGGTATTTTAGTTTTATCATCGGATAAAGCACTTTCTTTTCTAAATAAGAACCAAAATATTACAAATGTATCATCATACAAATCTAATTTAAATAAACTTTTAGCATCAAAAGCTCAGTTAGAAAATGAAATACTTGATAATATAAATAAAATAATAGACTACTCTAGTAGGCTAGCCAATATAAACCCTTTAGTTCCTTTTGAATTTGAGATAACTAAAGAATGTAGAGTTATAGGTATGACTTCTGGAGAAACTAAGTTTTGGCAGCATACTGGCGCTACAATAGTTGGTGTTAAAAGGAATGGAGAGCTTATGATTTCACCTGGACCCTACATAGAATTTATGGAAAATGATATATTATTAGTTGTTGGGGATAGCAGTATCCACCATTCAGTTCCTTCATTTTTATATGAGGATAACACTAAAAATGATGTTTAAGCACAAATAAAAGCAGATTATGTCCTGTGATAATCTGCTTTTATTATATAAATTAATTGTTTATTTTTTCTATATTGTATTTTGCTGACTTTCTATCTTTATATAAGCTTGATTTTTTGCTTACTACATATATATTTTCTTGTTTAACTTCTTCCCTAAGAGCCTTAATAATAGATACAATGCTTAATAAAACTATTATAGTGAATGGAAATGCTGATACTATAGACACCATTTGTAGTGTATCTAGTCCTCCTGAAAGTAAAAGTGCTATTGCAAGAAGAGCTTGTATTAATCCCCATGCTATCTTTTTACTTCCTTTAGGATTTAAATCTCCATTTGATGTAAACATTCCTAATACATATGTTGCTGAATCTGCTGATGATATAAAGAATGTACATAAAAGTACCATAGCTACTATTGATAGCATTCCTCCAAATTGATATTGAGAAAATACTTCAAATAAGGCTAATTCCGTGACCTTTGTTGCACCTTGTACAAACACTGGGCCTAAGTGTATACCTAAGGTTCCAAACACTGTAAACCATACTATACAAACTAGGGCTGGTGCTAAAGTTACACCTACGATAAATTCTCTTATTGTTCTACCTTTTGATATTCTTGCTATGAATACCCCAACAAATGGTATCCAAGCTATCCATAGCGCCCAGTAAAATACTCTCCACTGACCTATCCATTCTTTGCTTGGATCCATGTATATACTTTGAGATATAAACTCTGTTAAGTATGCTTGTGTTCCATTTCGAAGATTATCTATCATCTCTAATTTAGGTCCTATTATTATTGCTCCAACTAATATAAATACTGCTAAACTTAAGTTTACATTAGATAATATCTTTATTCCTTTATCAAGCCCACTAGTTGAACTTAATATATATAAAACAGTTGCTATAGCTATTATTATTATTTGTAACTTTAAAGTGTTTTCTATGTTAAATACATATTCAAGTCCACCTGCTATTTGCATAGTTCCCATACCTAAAGATGTTGCTATACCTGTTACTGTTGTAAATACTGCTAGTATATCTATTGTTTTTCCTATTGGACCTCTTACTCCATCTTCTCCAAGTATAGGTAAGAATATGCTACTTATAAGCCCTGGTGAATCTTTTCTAAATTGGAAGTATGCAAGTGCTAGTCCCATTATAGAATATGCTGCCCATGGATGAAGTCCCCAGTGTATATAAGACTGTTGCATTGCAAATGTTACTGCCTCGTTAGAAGCAGGTGTAGCCCCTATTGGTGCTATAAAATGTTTCATTGGTTCTATTGTACCGAAAAATATTAATCCTATTCCCATTCCTGCTCCAAATAGCATAGAGAACCAAGATAGTTTACTAAACTCTGGTTTATCATTATCTTTACCAAGTTTTATATCTCCGTATTTGCTGCAAACTAAAAATATTGCAAAACCTACTAATATTAACATGGTTATTATGTAAACCCAACTGAAATTTTGTATTATGACATTAAACATGTTGTTAGATATTTCTTTGAATTTATCTGGAAATGCTATACCAGAAAAGACTACTGATATTGACAGTATCAACGATAATAAAAATACATAATTCGTTTTATTTTTGTTGTATATGTTGTTCAAATTAATTCCCCCTAATTCTTCATTTATTTAGGTGACTTAATCAAAAGTTTTTATAACCTACAACTTCATTATATTGCCAAGTTGTATCTTATGTCAACAAAAGACCTCTGTTTTCTCTTAATTTATACAATTTAAATACATTGAAATTCCAGTACTTGTATTCATTTATAATTTTTTTATTTTTCTATTGACTTTTCACTATAAAAAATAGCTAACTCTCATGAGTTAGCTATTTTTTATTTTCCACTTGGTTCAACTATAGATATTACACAATATTCTTCTTTTAAGTGACTGTGTAATCTTTTTTCTACTTCACTAAATTCTATTGATTTTAGTACATCTAGATAGTCTAGTAAATTTATATCCTTAAATTTATAAGATATAAAGTTATTAGCTATAAAGTTTACAGAGTCAAAGTATTTTAAAAAGTTTCCTATTTTCTTTTTCTTTATTCTTTCAAACTCTTTTTCATCTAAGCCTTCTTTTTTATATTTTTCTACATATTCTAATATTTTATTCTTTACTTCTCTTGGATTATTCGAATCTCCACCTATTATTGTAAATGCATAGTCGATTTGAGATGAGAACCCTGCTCCAAAGTTTTCATTTATTAATCCACTCATATATAAATCTTCATATAGTCTGCTACCTTTTTTAAATATTATATCTATTAATATTTCAGTAACTATTTCTTTTTTAAGTAGTTCATT
Encoded here:
- the rsmH gene encoding 16S rRNA (cytosine(1402)-N(4))-methyltransferase RsmH, with the translated sequence MEFHHVSVLLNECIDNLNIKPDGVYVDCTMGGAGHSKEIVKRLSDKGLFIGFDQDKNAIATAKERLSEYSDRVRFVHSNFENIKEELEKIGVNKIDGVLADLGVSSHQLDEADRGFSYMQDAPLDMRMDVRCDFSAYDVVNTYSEDELHKIIKEYGEENWSKRIAKFIVEERKEKPIETTGELVEVIKKAIPKKARIDGPHPAKRTFQAIRIEVNNELGVITKMIDDAVSIMNKGGRVCIITFHSLEDRIVKNEFRDLALDCVCPSHIPMCQCDKESLVKVITRKPILPSDEEIEVNPRSRSAKLRVCERI
- the lgt gene encoding prolipoprotein diacylglyceryl transferase, giving the protein MQEVKNMDRVAFNIFGIDVMWYGILMATGMILGTIIALREAKRVGIKEDDVLDLAIVAIPTGLLCARLYYVIFNWEYYSQYPSQILNFRGGGMAIHGALIGGVLAGYIFTKIRKINFLKMADTVIIGMPLAQSIGRWGNFINGEAHGGPTTLPWGIMVDGVKVHPTFLYESIWDLGIFIFLWLFRKKKKYEGQIIVYYIILYSTGRFFIEGLRTDSLMLGPIRMAQAISLIGIIGGIICHIYLSKKSKKENTEE
- a CDS encoding TrkA C-terminal domain-containing protein, translating into MEKKYSMPIYHKIALDIANKIHLGEIKEGSLLKGRSSLAATYNVSPETIRRAMKILEDLGVVSSVKGKGILVLSSDKALSFLNKNQNITNVSSYKSNLNKLLASKAQLENEILDNINKIIDYSSRLANINPLVPFEFEITKECRVIGMTSGETKFWQHTGATIVGVKRNGELMISPGPYIEFMENDILLVVGDSSIHHSVPSFLYEDNTKNDV
- a CDS encoding BCCT family transporter, with amino-acid sequence MNNIYNKNKTNYVFLLSLILSISVVFSGIAFPDKFKEISNNMFNVIIQNFSWVYIITMLILVGFAIFLVCSKYGDIKLGKDNDKPEFSKLSWFSMLFGAGMGIGLIFFGTIEPMKHFIAPIGATPASNEAVTFAMQQSYIHWGLHPWAAYSIMGLALAYFQFRKDSPGLISSIFLPILGEDGVRGPIGKTIDILAVFTTVTGIATSLGMGTMQIAGGLEYVFNIENTLKLQIIIIAIATVLYILSSTSGLDKGIKILSNVNLSLAVFILVGAIIIGPKLEMIDNLRNGTQAYLTEFISQSIYMDPSKEWIGQWRVFYWALWIAWIPFVGVFIARISKGRTIREFIVGVTLAPALVCIVWFTVFGTLGIHLGPVFVQGATKVTELALFEVFSQYQFGGMLSIVAMVLLCTFFISSADSATYVLGMFTSNGDLNPKGSKKIAWGLIQALLAIALLLSGGLDTLQMVSIVSAFPFTIIVLLSIVSIIKALREEVKQENIYVVSKKSSLYKDRKSAKYNIEKINN